In a genomic window of Sarcophilus harrisii chromosome 4, mSarHar1.11, whole genome shotgun sequence:
- the FAM229B gene encoding protein FAM229B isoform X2, whose product MPFRFGTQPRRFPVEGGDSSIGPEPGLSSSTAWYRKETPPTRQLRRCPGSHCLTITDVPVNLYATMRKPPAQSSKEMHPK is encoded by the exons ATGCCTTTTCGGTTTGGTACTCAGCCAAGGAGGTTTCCAGTGGAAGGAGGAGATTCTTCAATTGGTCCTGAACCTGGCCTGAGCTCCAGTACTGCATGGTATAGGAAAGAGACTCCACCAACCAG GCAACTCCGAAGATGCCCTGGAAGTCACTGTCTGACAATCACTGATGTTCCTGTCAATCTTTATGCGACAATGAGAAAACCACCTGCTCAAAGCAGCAAGGAAATGCACCCCAAATAG
- the FAM229B gene encoding protein FAM229B isoform X1 codes for MTDWAMLQLLQPRRFAPTKDARGLRGTPGRQFNSWQTNLPSRAPLAPAPRACAHWRRPGRVGVGAEQRTAPPRRLRFIGCHSDQERDPQPGFQSGCPQRLRSEYLRFPEPAPAGFQ; via the exons ATGACAGACTGGGCCATGCTGCAGCTCCTGCAGCCGCGGCGGTTCGCGCCAACAAAGGACGCTCGCGGGCTGCGGGGAACGCCTGGGAGACAGTTCAACAGTTGGCAAACGAATTTACCTTCGAGGGCCCCGCTCGCGCCTGCGCCTCGCGCCTGCGCACACTGGCGCCGGCCggggagggtgggggtaggggCGGAGCAACGGACAGCTCCTCCAAGGCGCTTGCGTTTTATAGGTTGCCATAGCGACCAGGAACGCGATCCTCAGCCTGGCTTCCAATCTGGGTGCCCTCAACGCCTTAGGTCGGAGTATCTGAGGTTTCCGGAGCCCGCACCAGCGG gTTTTCAGTGA